In Paenibacillus stellifer, the DNA window ATTCGACCAGCCCTGAGGACATCATGTCCACGTTGCCGTGATCCGGAGAGAACAGGGAATGCACCGTAACGGCTTCCGGCTCGGCATCAAACAGCATACGCGCAGCCGTAAGCGGGTAACATCCGATATCATACAGCGATCCTCCGCCCCACTCGGAACGGAACCGGATATTGGAAGTGTCGGAGGCGTCATTATACGTAAAAGATCCCCGGATCGCCCGCAGCTCTCCAATTTCTCCCGACTGCAGAACGTTTCGGATCTCCTCATATCGCGGATGATGACGGTACATGAACGCTTCCGCCAGATGGACGCCGGCCTTCCGGCAGGCCTGAACGATCTCCTCCGCCTCTGCGGCATTCAGTGCTATCGGCTTCTCGCACAGCACATGCTTGCCCGCTTCCGCCGCGCGGATTGCCCACTGCCGGTGCAGATGATTGGGCAGCGGAATATACACCGCATCCACCTCCGGGTCCTGCAGCAGCTCCTCATAGCTTCCGTAAGCGCTCTTGATGCCGAACTCGCGCGCTACGCGCCCGCTCTTGTCCAGCCCCCGGCTGGCTACCGCCTGCACAACAGCGGACTCTGATTCCGCGATTGCAGGAATCACGCTCCCCGTTGCGATCTGGGCACAGCCCAGAATACCGAATCTCAGTTTGCGCCTTGTGGCCATACCATCCACTCCTTCCTGATCTCAATGGCTGCATGTATCCGTTTCATTATAAGCCAGTCCAAGGGCGGCAGGCTATAACCGAAACAGCAGCGCCATCAGCAGAACAACGATCCGGGAACCATTCAGCAGCATAAAATTCCGCACCACCAAAATAAAAGTGGCGCCCTTCTCCTGCCTTTCGGCGAACTTCGCCAGGTTGCGGCGCAGGGGAATCAGCGTTGGCAGCACCAGCAGCAGTAGCAGCGGATGTACGCCGAGAATGAGCAGGATAACAAGATCCGCGTAAGAGGCATAGTACAGCGTGCTAAACAGCAGCAGCGCATTCGGCTTCCCGATATAGACCGGGAGTGTATAACGCCGGTTCTCGATATCTTCCTCCACATCGCAGATGTTGTTGGCCAGCATGATGTTGGCGATGCAGAGCACGGCCGGAATCGAGAACCCGAACAGGAAGAGAACCTCAAGCAGGTTCAGATCGAAATGCACCCAGCCTCCCTGCAAGTCCAGGGACAGCACGGCGAGCGCATCCCCCGCGTGAATGTAGGCCGAAATGAAGATAATGACAAAGCCCATGAAGAGTCCCGAGAAGAGCTCGCCAAGCGGCATCCGGGAAATCGGCACCGGGCCGAAGGAATACAGAATGCCGATCATGAAGGAGAGCCCGCCCAGCGCCAGGACGAGCAGTCCGGTCCGGGCCACAAGCAGCAGGCCGCAGCCCACCGCAAGGACCAGCAGAATTAGTATGACGCCGACAACTACGGCCTCTTTCAGTTTGTGGCGGACGATGGGATTATGCGTCTCATAGCCGTAGCCATGAGTCCGCTGCGCTTTTTTGAAATCGTAATAGTTGTTGATGGCCGTCGTCGCCATATCGAAGCTGAGCAGAGACACCAGCATGAGCAGGAACTTCCCGGCATCGAAGCTGTGGAACCGGTACAGCGCGTACAGCGTGCCCAGGGCGAATGGAATCATGCTGGCGGCCTTTGTCTGGATTTCCACCAGTCTGAGAAAACTTCTGATATTCACCGCTTCACCCGGCCTATTCCTCTGAGGTCGTAATCGTTGAAGTTGTAATCGTAACCGGCGTCCATTCCCCGATCACGGTCTGTCCATGCACCGATACGCTGCCTTCCGGAGACAAGTCTTTCTCCGTCATGATGCCCAGCGCCACGGTGAACTTGTTCAGCTTGACCGGAATCCCGGTCTCCCGGCGCACCTCGCGTCCGTTGAGGAAGAATACCGCCTCGTCCTTGCCCCGGTGATAGGTGATCTTGTACGTATTGAACTCCCGCGGCTTGAAATCTGTGTCTTCCCTGAAAATGCAGAAATACTTCGTCCGGTCCGTCTCCGGCACCGTAACCCCGGGGAAAGGCAGAATG includes these proteins:
- the menA gene encoding 1,4-dihydroxy-2-naphthoate polyprenyltransferase translates to MNIRSFLRLVEIQTKAASMIPFALGTLYALYRFHSFDAGKFLLMLVSLLSFDMATTAINNYYDFKKAQRTHGYGYETHNPIVRHKLKEAVVVGVILILLVLAVGCGLLLVARTGLLVLALGGLSFMIGILYSFGPVPISRMPLGELFSGLFMGFVIIFISAYIHAGDALAVLSLDLQGGWVHFDLNLLEVLFLFGFSIPAVLCIANIMLANNICDVEEDIENRRYTLPVYIGKPNALLLFSTLYYASYADLVILLILGVHPLLLLLVLPTLIPLRRNLAKFAERQEKGATFILVVRNFMLLNGSRIVVLLMALLFRL
- a CDS encoding Gfo/Idh/MocA family protein, producing the protein MATRRKLRFGILGCAQIATGSVIPAIAESESAVVQAVASRGLDKSGRVAREFGIKSAYGSYEELLQDPEVDAVYIPLPNHLHRQWAIRAAEAGKHVLCEKPIALNAAEAEEIVQACRKAGVHLAEAFMYRHHPRYEEIRNVLQSGEIGELRAIRGSFTYNDASDTSNIRFRSEWGGGSLYDIGCYPLTAARMLFDAEPEAVTVHSLFSPDHGNVDMMSSGLVEFPGGLSLLFECGMWAYNRQLLEIIGTKGLIEIPMPFNARTEDAGFIVHGENGRREAAAPGANPYTRQADQFAAAVFGEAPPLYEPEDAIQNMKLLGACLASATGRRRVEL